CACACTTCTTGATCAGCCTGCCTCAATTCAGTTGTTTTATCGAAACAGCGCTTGGTATGCCCTTGTACATAATTGGGGTAGTAATAACCTTGTATTACTAAATTTTGGTGAAAGCCTGTCTGGAGAACCAAGTAGTGAAGAGTGGGTAGATAATATTGGGGGGGGGAATTCCTTCCTTGAAGTAGTCAATACGCCAGATAGTGTCATAGCTATTGTTACAAATACAAATGCTAAACTATCAGTAGTTCATATTCCCGAAGACCTGACCACTAAACCTGGGACAGGAGATCGCTTTGAAACTAGCACACTAAGCGGTTTTAGTACTTTAATGGATTTAGAGATCGTAAATGTGTGTGGTGAATGGTATGGGTTTGCGGCCTCACTTAATAATAGAAAACTATTTAGAGTTCATTTTGGAAATAGTCCTTACAGTGAGCCTGCTTTAGTTCAGGAGATTGGTAGTAGTTTATTTGGCAGCGATAAACCGGCTGGACTTCAACTTATTCAGGAAAATGGAGAGTATATAGCACTTGTCAATACTACCAGCGGGCAACTTTATCGAGCAGTTTTAGGAAGTAGCATCAGTAATCAAGTGACGAGTGAAAATATAGACCAAGTTGGAAGTGGGTTTGGCGTAGGGTATGATCTTGCTTTTGGAAAGAGTGAGGGCAGTTGGTTCGGATATGTTATCAATGATAAGAATGGTAGTTTATTTCAAGTGGATTTTCCTCAGTCTTGTGATGCATCTTTAGCTTATTCTAAACTGCAACAACCTGAAGGTATTTATTATACTAATGCCGGAAAGCAGTATGTTAACATAGAAACCATCAATGGAAATGGAGTTGTATCTAGCACGACCGACTCCCTTCAGGTTCTAGAGACTGTAGCGCCTGAAATCGATATTGTATTAGATAAGCAGTGTATTGGAGGACCTATACAACTTATTGGCCAAGCCGGAGAGGCGATGATTGTATCTTACAACTGGAGCATTGATGGTGATGTGGAGACAGGAGATACCGTAAATTATAACTTTCCGGCTGCCGGCACCTACGAAGTCACCCTCGAGGTTGAAACTCCAGACGGATGTGGAAATCGTCTTACGAAAGAAGTGACCATCTATGAACCACCAGCGCCTAAGTTTACTGTAGATCAGAGCGTCGTATGTACCAATGGTGCAGTGCAGTTTACTAACCTGTCTGATATCAAAGGTGCCTCCGATGTAATCACTTATGAATGGAGTTTTAATGGTGAAGGATCGTCTACAGATGCTAATCCAGTTTTTACCTTTACCACCGGTGGTACTAAAACTGTCTCTCTTACTACCACAATACCCGGGTGCTCAAATACGTACGATACAACTTTTACAGTAGTACAGGGACCAGTAGTAGACTTCAGTACGTCCCCACAAATATGCCAGGGAGAAGAAGTTACCTTTGAAAATCTTACCAGTGGTGATAATATAACTGCTTATCAATGGAGCTTTGGCGATGGCGGAAGCTTTAGCAGTATTACTAAAGATAATCCTGTATACACTTATGATTCTGCTGGCACTTATCTCGCTGTTCTGGAGGTAAGTAATGCTTCAGCTTGCGAAACTTCACTGACCAAAACACTTACTGTTTATTCAAGACCCGCAGCAGACTTCTCGGCAGATATTGCCTGTGCTGGAGCCCCTACACAGTTTGTCGATGAAAGTACTACGGGTATTAATTCTAACATTGTGGCCTGGGACTGGATCTTTGGCGATGGGGAAGGAAGCAGCAAGGCACGTAATCCTCAGTATACTTATGATGTGCCAGGCCTGTACGAGGCTACTCTAGTCGTACTAACCAGTGCTGGCTGCCAGGATACTATCAAAAAAGAAATTGTAGTAGAGCCTGCAGTACAAGCCAGTTTTACCAATCAACAACTTTGTCCTTCAGAAACGGAACCCTTCACTATCCAGTTTGCGGATGCCTCTACCAGTACTAATGGGGAGAAAGTCACTGAATGGTTGTGGACTATCAATGGAGAAAATTTTGTGATTGCTAATCCCTCATACACATTTGACGAGCCAGGTACATATCAGGTTTCGCTAACAGTTTTTTCTAACTCAGCATGCAATGCATCAGTAACCCAGAATATTACTGTAAAAGAAGTGCCAGAGGCAGACTTTGCGTTTGAACCTAAGTGTGCGGGAAGCGAAGTAATCTTTACTAACTTAAGTCAGCATGAAGGTGTAGAAGTGACAAGTTATCAGTGGAATTTTGGGGGAGAAGGAGCAAGTTTTGAAGAAAACCCTGCTTTCATTTTTGATGAAGAAGGAACCTACAAAGTAAGCCTTACATTAGAAACAGCAGAAGCTTGCAGTTATACGGTAGAGAAAGAAGTAGTTATAGCCGCTCAGCCTAATGCTGACTTTAGTACAGATGTTACATACGGTGGTGCTCCACTTACTGTAAACTTTGTAAGTAATACATCTGAAGCCTCTTCTGACT
This window of the Porifericola rhodea genome carries:
- a CDS encoding PKD domain-containing protein; protein product: MFPNTVYAQCLDLEISMSSETVCIGEPFDVGVSQANLEYSWDFCPGDILMEPANTFQVATLPQSQRSLGLAIAKGKEGWYGLATSRDNNSVIRFYFGDGLQSPPTAIENLGNVNTLLDQPASIQLFYRNSAWYALVHNWGSNNLVLLNFGESLSGEPSSEEWVDNIGGGNSFLEVVNTPDSVIAIVTNTNAKLSVVHIPEDLTTKPGTGDRFETSTLSGFSTLMDLEIVNVCGEWYGFAASLNNRKLFRVHFGNSPYSEPALVQEIGSSLFGSDKPAGLQLIQENGEYIALVNTTSGQLYRAVLGSSISNQVTSENIDQVGSGFGVGYDLAFGKSEGSWFGYVINDKNGSLFQVDFPQSCDASLAYSKLQQPEGIYYTNAGKQYVNIETINGNGVVSSTTDSLQVLETVAPEIDIVLDKQCIGGPIQLIGQAGEAMIVSYNWSIDGDVETGDTVNYNFPAAGTYEVTLEVETPDGCGNRLTKEVTIYEPPAPKFTVDQSVVCTNGAVQFTNLSDIKGASDVITYEWSFNGEGSSTDANPVFTFTTGGTKTVSLTTTIPGCSNTYDTTFTVVQGPVVDFSTSPQICQGEEVTFENLTSGDNITAYQWSFGDGGSFSSITKDNPVYTYDSAGTYLAVLEVSNASACETSLTKTLTVYSRPAADFSADIACAGAPTQFVDESTTGINSNIVAWDWIFGDGEGSSKARNPQYTYDVPGLYEATLVVLTSAGCQDTIKKEIVVEPAVQASFTNQQLCPSETEPFTIQFADASTSTNGEKVTEWLWTINGENFVIANPSYTFDEPGTYQVSLTVFSNSACNASVTQNITVKEVPEADFAFEPKCAGSEVIFTNLSQHEGVEVTSYQWNFGGEGASFEENPAFIFDEEGTYKVSLTLETAEACSYTVEKEVVIAAQPNADFSTDVTYGGAPLTVNFVSNTSEASSDSYRWQFGDLASAQQKDTTFTFTQPGTYTVSLEVSNTLGCSDISTQTINVVEPVSDLQLERVSVLSEEGDPGIIMLLTIRNNGTLKAGQFSIDISLDQVLNISKIFDRELGPGEVVNFPLDFSVSTQQSRNIDLKYVCATLENHPEEENLANNRYCTSLENNFTVISPYPNPSKDKIQVDLVLPQQENVDIKLMTIQGETLQNLTFSNTKTGLNTFTLDVSTMVSGYYLLQVDYLTYSKVHRLVVNP